Within Cyprinus carpio isolate SPL01 chromosome A11, ASM1834038v1, whole genome shotgun sequence, the genomic segment gaaatgtaaatgcatgtataaCACACATTTGTCTGTTAAAAAGATGCTTATGTACCCTCTCTTTTACATGCTACTTGTCgacaataaagcataaaaaaaaaaaaaaaaaaaaacgtattgcatacaaatcaccgcgCGAGCTTTCCAATATTCGTCTGTACTtccaggtcagagagcacctgtccatcaaaagctcactatccaatcagagtagatcactgttaagcccgcctccacgagaggtttgtgtaaaaactccaaacgaaaaactgcgaagcataagcgaaatctgtggcaatgcattcagaatccacgattagcgaaaacgaatctttgaaaaacattaacaaagaatgaagcatatttgaagagcctgttaaaatttgtgcgactgagttcattttttttttcttttgaaatggcatatttttgatagtttctgaaaagttatgttcagttttataaagttgcgttcattttttttttttttttttttgaagcaaatataattccatacgGTACTGCTTTCATGCATAAACCCCTTATACAACAGATAAGaatactgagaaaaaagaaaaaaatacaaccatcaacatatttcaaaatgactttaatgtaacaaaaaaaatacaagtgcAACCAGTAATGCAACATCAATAAAGTGCAGGaaatgaaatgcactttttttacttttttactttataaatgaaCACTTTCTTTATGCTCACTATTGTGCCTGGTGGGATTAAATGAATTAAGGCAAGACATACAGGTGAATAGGGTTAAAAATGataaatcacaatatttcttCAGATGATCAATCACAGTACAGTTTTAAAGGAGGGGATTTTAGATTTCATCAATCAAAATTGTCAACTGCAATAAATACATGTGCAAAAACATTTCCACAATGTAGTGGGGGAAAGACAAATGGAAAAACTCCTTCAATAAAAAACTTCTAAATATTGATAGGAATACATCTGTAGTAATGCTGAAGTTGATATATCTGActcagtgcataaaaaaaaacagctttcaagATATGAAATCCCAAACAAATAATGTgataaaaaccttttaaagtgtattttagatgttttcatCCCATTAGTCAAAGAAGACATGTTATGGAAGGAAAATTGTAAAAATTGCCCAGTGCATGTAAAAACAATGGATTTGTCTGTAGTGTCTGGCCTTAATGTCATTtaccacagaataaaataaaaaaaataaaataaaaaaaaaaaattatatacacacaaatatatacaaacaaaatactCTCCAGACTAGcgagtaaattaaaaaaagtactaaCCAATGGAGATTACATTGTCAAGGCGTCCATAAAGGACTGCATGTAGAAAAAGGGAATAATGCCACACAATTTAAGTTTAGATCACTGTCCCTTTTACACTACACAACAGTTTTTGGGTTTCTTAAAGTTATTGCAGTTTACACAACATGACGTGTTGGTGACTGActcaaaaattacaatatttcacTAGGAAGAATCCTCCACAAATCCTGATCTCATGCAGAAAAGCCATGAGTGAGAAgtgaaatgatgaaatgatgtAAGATCACACATGAAACTGTAATTCTCCCTTGTCCTGTATCAtgctctctcattggctagaaGGCACCACTGATGTCATTTCAagttaaaacacatttcacactgctAGACACTGAATCGCAGGCAGGTCCATGTTTTTATCCTGCTATAGGCTGCTAAAAAATTATTGTGCATCTGCGACACATCAATGGTTCTCGTAAATCACATCTTTGATATTTCAGACCATGTGAACTTCACTCACGAAATCTAGCACctatttgcaaaaaaacaaaagcattgctAAAAATCTCCACAAAAATTCAGTGATGTGAGTGAAAACTGGGCATAAAATTGTGCAgtgtaaacacattaaaaaataaaaaaataatctctaaaaaggtttaaaaaaaacattaaacaataagcTTATTAGCTAAAGCCATGTGGCCATTATATTTTCAAGCGCTGGTTTATATGTGCAACATTGTAGTATACTatggggccgttgaatgcttgaatctgattggctgacgaacgttctgaggtgtgcaattattttattatataagctctcttgaccgcattacagttccatatcacttcacatagcgaggtaataacagcagTTTAGAGACTCTGCAGCAGAACATTGTCGAGGGatgcacagaggtagcctaattcacataagctcgctctctctctctctctgtgtgtgtgtgtctctgtctctctcgctctctttctaataacttcattaataacttcattagaatgctatcaacggcttaAGCCTCTGGTActagctttaaaatgacattttgaaacaaGCAGATGTGGAAGAAATAGTCCttctcacaatagcgatttaagtacaaaaactggacgaatccctttaaatatatcatctgatcgatgtcttgaagTGTGGTAATCGTAGCAGAAATCTGCTTCGCGTCGTGGCCAcatcaccacctcaggtgtgcattattattataataacaaacgTTTGTAatcatgggaagaaggaggcggttCAATAGATTCACACTCCCAGTCTCCCTCGCTTGTCTGTGACACTATTCTAcaaacacaaagaacacaaatattacatgaaatcaAATCACACTGGACAAATGCATCTCAGCTGAACATGCTTCATGAACAAAACTAAGACTAAGACAGAAAGGAGAAAACACCTGTAATGGACCTGAATATTTACCCTTAATGCTTCACATGATGTCCATTAGCTTTTTACATTAGAACTTGCAATTTTTTCCCCTGTAAgaaaacacattcacagaaagtcaaataaataaaaaaaaaagactaatgattcatttacacaaaaatactcaacaaacagtgttttttctttctttctgatgttTGCAGAATGCACGGTAGTTTCCTTTTCCTAAATATTGAACACTTCTTAAATGTTTCTCTTAATGAATCTTCAGTCTCCGTCTCACTGTTATCTTTTGTACTgcagtgatagaaaagatttgcATGTCATAGGGAGTATGAAttattgtgattaaaatatattGGTGAGTTGGtgtgttgttttacatgaccTCACTGGtaaaataaactcagaataaaGTTGTACTTTGtggtttttatattattgttatttagtttatttgggGAGACAtctgaatgttttttgttgttgttgttttacatgaccTCACTGGTGTAGTTTTGCCTTGGTATGAAAAATAAAGGAGAAGAAACAACAGATTCACAGTGAACATTAGTTACACCCGGACACTAAAGTGAAGTCAgaacatgttaaataaataattcacaaaaactattatataataacaatatttaaaaaaagaaatactgttCTTCATTCTGAGTAAAACAGTACAAAAGCAGCAGTATCTTAAAGAGTCAgttattgtttgtgtttctgtgtattgATTTCTGTTTCTCACAGATCTGAATCTgtggttatttattcatttattcaggcAGACAGATTCAGATCTCATAGCATCTCACCTGATCACGAttgttctgtgtgtctgtttggaAAAGAAACAATTAAACACGGATTACTTTGATTAATAAcaccacaaaatatatatttttacatcttttaaaaaatattttcacacatacatCCCATTCTGTATGTAGTACTCACATTTCCGATAGAGAAACACAGCAGTAATGATCAACAGAACAACAGTAACACCAATCCCTGCTCCAGCAACTGAATACAGACCTGAATCTGGAACAGCTAAAGACAGACACTCATTATTAATAGAGAGTGAATGATTATCATCCAGTATTTAACAATATCTTTAACTTATATTCACATCTTTCTACTTTGGTCATCAGTTGTATGATATTGATTCAGCTGATAAAGGGCACCTTCTGGTGTTTTTGTAATGAACAGCAGCTAAAGCAGCATCACAGCACTGTGAGCTCAGCTAGAAACAGCAGCATGTTTCAGTGAGTCTCTGACTTACAGCTTCAAAACTCTCACTTCATGTGAAGATGATACAGACAATatacaaacattatattttaacactGAGTCACAGCTCACTTTCAAACAGGCCACaataatattacatacatttatattaactaaattattaaataattaaaaataacattaacctGACAATAATTTTGGTCTATATTCTAAAGTTGGAGGGCAAAGGCATTGAATAACTAATTTATACTCACCAATGACCGTTAATACAGTTAATATTCTGCTAATACTgaagctgctgctgatgatgatctGTAGTTCATAAACCCAATATTATGATCAACCTTCTTTCTTGAtgttcagagatccagtctgatgatcaagcttctgtctgtctctgaatctctctttacactcatcatctgaacagatcttactctgatctccagtgatttcagcgatgagaGAGTCATTAAAATACCACGTCATCACAACATTAGGGTTTTTTACTACTCCAGGATCTAAAgtaacagattctccctccttcactgactttctcttcatttgatctcgttcagcagcagaaacacctgaaacacaaaccaacagctgctggaggatctttttggaggaaaaaaacaaactcaacaaGATAACTGATTAATCATAACATAAGAAAAACTTGTACTCGTAAACAAGTACTTCACGTACTCTTTCTAGACTTTGACTAAAATACTAAATTTGTCTATAAGTTGTGCTTACGTTGAACACATCCTGGACAGCTAAAACACAATAATTACGAAAAATCAGATGCACATAAACAGATGATAAGAAAATGTGACCAGAGATTATTTCAGAGATTAGAAATGGAAATAATTCTGTTCTGTTTAATGATAAAAGAGGAGCTTGGAATGTCActgttataataaacatttataatctgTTTCTAAATATTCCTGAAGAGACTCACCATGTACAGAAACACTGAAGATCTTGTCACTGTCGCGGCCGGTGTTGATGATCTTTAGtttataatctccagagt encodes:
- the LOC109110272 gene encoding uncharacterized protein LOC109110272 gives rise to the protein MNPVLWALANVLLVLGVSGVGADEESVFVKEGDSVTLYTNIEANQQETMRWYFNDIQITKITGDQREICSEDECKERFRDRLNLDHQTGSLIITNIRITDSGDYKLKIINTGRDSDKIFSVSVHGVSAAERDQMKRKSVKEGESVTLDPGVVKNPNVVMTWYFNDSLIAEITGDQSKICSDDECKERFRDRQKLDHQTGSLNIKKEG